The window CGACGACCCAGACCGGCCTGTCCCATGTCGACGGCGTGCTGTCCGTCGCGCGGCTTGCCCCCGGCACCGCGCGCGGCGAATTCACGATCATGATCGGCGATCACAGCCATTATATGGATGCGGGCAAGGGGGCGCCGGACGACAATCTGGGCTATGCCGCGTTCGGCCGGGTGGTCGAGGGGCGGGACGTGCTGCTGAAAATCCTGGAGACGCCGGTCGATCCGGCCAAAAACTCCCAAGGCGCGTTCAAGGGCGAGATGCCGGCCAGTCCGGTTCGCATCATCAGCGCCCGGCGGCTTGCCGCTCCGCCGCGATAGACGGCGCGATCGGGGCGCGGGCGGGTGAACACGGCCTGGGACTGGGGGACGCTGATCCTGTTTGCCGGATTGACCATGCTGTTTCTTCAGCGGTCAACAGGGCAGGCGCGGGCGGGGGACCATCCGATCCGCTATCTGCCGCCGGCGCTTGGCTGTGCCCTTGCCAACTGGCTGGGCAATGAAGGCCATGCCGTAGCGGCAATTGCCGTCGGGATGCTGATCATCGCCTATATTCTGGCTGTTCTACGCCCATGGCCGCTGGATCAAATCGGGAAATCATGAAGAAAGTTAACGTGCGTGCAATCATTCTGACCCTGTGATATCTGCGCCCTTTAACGAGTCTTTGGTGGTAGGGCAGTATATGGCGTCGGAGAACATCATTGCGCGGGAACAGCGATTTCAGCGCAACGCGCTGATTGCTTTCGTTGTCATCGCCCTGATCGCCACACTGCTTTATTCGCTGGCGCGCGGCATGATGGCTGGCCCGACCGACATGGCCGCTGCCTTCACGCCTGCGGCTGGTCAGCAGGCCCCGATCGGTGCCGCTGCCCTGCCCAACGGCGCTGTCGCCGGAACCGGCGTCGGTGGCCCCGTGGACGCGGTTCGGCGGTTGCCCGGCACGGGCGGCACGACGGGCGGCACCGCAACCCAGCCTGGCACAGCGAACCCGGTTCCCGGCATTGAAACCCCGGCAACCGGCACCGAAACGGCCGGAGCAGCCAACACCGATCCCGGCAGCGTTGGCGAACCGCCGGTGGGTCAGGGCTTCCTGCCCGACACGTCCGGCGTTGGCGGTGGTACCGGCACGGGTGTCGGCGGAGGCGGTGTTGGCGGCGCTGGTCCCGGCGCTGGCCCGATCGACGGCTTTTCCGGAGCGGGCGGTGGTGGCCAGGCCGGTGGCGGGCCGGTTGATCCCACGCCACCCACTGGTCCCGAAAACCCGACGGACCCGGTCACGCCGACAAATCCGACTACGCCGACCACCCCCACGAATCCGACCACCCCGACGACGCCGACCGACCCCGTGACGCCGACCAACCCGGTGCCGCCGGTGCCGGAACCGCTGACCTGGATGATGCTGATCCTTGGCGTCGGCATGGCCGGTTGCGCGTTGCGGCGGGAACGCGCCCGTGCGGGCTTGCTGGTTCAGGGCGCGGTGACGGCTGACAGCCGCGCCTGAACGCGTTGCCGGCGGCTTCGGCCGTCAGCGGATCGTCATGCGATCCTTGCTGATGGTGATGCTTTCCGCCTGAGCCAGGGCGCTCTGCCCCAGTAACGATACGCCGACGCCGTCATCATCGACGATGGCGACCTTGACGTCGCGCATGGTCCGATTGCCGATCTGAACGGCCTGTGCATGGCCCATCCTGACCTTGCGCGTGCCACCGACTGTGCGAAACGTGTCGCCCCCGTCCACGATGTCGGCAATGTCGAGCCGCGCTGCATCCGCCCGCGACAGGACCATCACGGAGGCGCCGGTATCGACCAGGAACCGGTGCGGCTGTCCGTTCACCATGGCGGTGACATAGAACATGCCGTCCGACGACCGGGCGATGCTGACCATGGCGGGGCTGGCGTCGGGCGTGGGATCGCCGGGCGCATCGGCGGGCGGCGGCCCGGCGAGCACCGCGGCCAGGCCCGACATGGCGGCGTGCCGGTCGGTCGGGGACCAATGGGCAAACGCCGTCATCGCACCGCTAAGCAGCAGCGCGCTGGCAACGCTCGACCAAGGAATCCGCTCTTGCATGGCGCACGATTAACGGTGCGCCCTTCAATTAAGCGTGGGCAGGTCTGGTTAAACCCGCATTTAGGCTGATTTTCGTGGCCCTGCGCCGACGATCTTGCGAATGCGCCGTCCCTGAAGCCGCGCAATGATAAACGCCGCAACGGCCACGATCAGCAACACAAGTGCGCCCGCCCAATAGGGAGTGCGGATGCCGGTGCTGTCCCGCGCGATGACATAGCGTTCGTCGGCCACGCGCACGCCCGACCGTTCGAACAGGATGCGGGCCGCGCCCGGCAACTGCCCCTTGAACAACAGGTTCGGCCGGGAAAGATCGACCGCCGGAGCGTCGGGATCGGCGGGCAGCTCGACGAAATAGCGAACCGTCTGACCCACGCCCGGTTCGATGACCGGCGCATAGCGGGCAGTGCGTTCCGAAAAGAGCAGCCCCTGCGACACGACAGCGGCAAGGCGCGGATCGACCGTGCCGACCACGGTCTGCACCTGCTGCGATGGCCGGGCCGGGGCCGAGGGCGCGACGATCACGCGCCCCGCATTGCCGATGACGATGCTGCCCCAGACCAGCGTTCCGATAGCGAGCGCGGCCAGCACCATGGCGGTGCCATCGGCCAGCCGGCGGAAACGGTCCGCCCCGCGCCGCCAGCGATCGTCACTGGCCGGTACAACCACCGCCGCAGCTTCGCGGCGCCGCTTGCGCGTGCCCGCCCAGTAGATGAGCCAGATCGGCCCGGCGAACACCGTGACCAGCAGCATCAGGGTGATCACCGGGATTGCCTGACCAAAGACGGTGAACTGCCATTCGTTGATCCATTCGGACAGTCCGCGATAGAGCATCGATTCGATCAGGAAATATCCGGTGATGATCACCGTCGCCCCGATGGCCACCAGGCGAAGACGCGAGGGGGCAGCCGGCTGCGCATTGACGTCCATCGGTCCGCCGTTATGGTCGATCGCAGTGGCCATGATTAATCCCCTTGCCCCTCCATGTCAGTAAAGCCATGCGCTATTTTCAGTATTGATGGAAGTAGCGTTCATCACACCCCATAAGGGAACAGACCGGATGGGGGCGGCGACAATCGTGAAATCGATGGACCGGAACGCACCATCGCGTGCGGATGCCAGTGATTCGGCCAGCGACCGGGGCACGCCGATGCGCGTCGTGCCGGGCGATGCGCTGACGCTGTTCGGCCTGGTCGTGATAGCCGCGCCGGTGATCGTCGATCAAGCGACCGGGGCATGGCGGACGGAGCAGGGGGCGCATGGCCCGTTCCTGCTGATGCTGGGCGTGTGGCTGATCGTGCGTCAGCTGGGCGGGCCGCTGACCCCGCCCGGACGCGTGCCATGGCCGCTCTGGGCCGGGCTGGCGGTGTCGCTGGTCGGATATCTTGCCGCGCGCCGGGTGGATTTTGTCTGGGTCGAATGGATTGTGGTGATGGCGGTTGCTGCCATGGCCGCCTATCACCGCGGTGGTATGCCGCTGGCGCGCCAAATGGCCTTTCCGTTGCTGTTCATGGCGCTGCTGGTCCCTCCGCCCAGCCTGATCAGCGCGCCGGCGATCCTGACGCTGAGTCTCTGGCTGTCGGATGTCGCGGCGGCAATCTTCTGGCAACTGGGTGTGCCTGCATCCAGCAGCGATGCGATGATCCACCTTGGTCCCTATGACTTGCGCGTGGCAGAGGCATGTGCGGGGATGGGGTCGCTGGTCGGATTGTTCGCCGTGGGCATGCTGTACCTGCACCTGCGCCATCGCGGCGACTGGCGGCGGGCATGGCTGGTCGTGCCCCTGATCGTGCCCATCGCGGTTGCCGCGAACCTTGCCCGGATCCTGACGCTGATGGGAATCACGATCGAGTTTGGCGACCGCATCGCGCAAGGATGGGTGCATCCCGTTGCCGGGCTGATCCTGTTCGCCTTTGCCATGGCCATGCTGATCGCGCTGGACCGGTTGATGACCGGTCCGCGCAAGGAAGCGGCGGCATGAGCGGGATGAACCGGCGCGGGATGCTGATCGGCTCCGGCTTGCTTGCCACCGGCGTGCTGGGCGTCATTGGCAGGCCCGTGGTGGACAAGGATGCCATCCTGTCCCCTGGCACGCTCGATCGGGTGATCCCGTCCATCGTCGGGGCGTATCGCGGGGTGTCGTCCAACGACCTGATCCTGCCCGAAGAAGATGGCCTGAGCGGCCGGGTCTATTCCGACCTGACGATGCGGCATTATGTGGCGGACCGGCAGCCGACGGTGATGGTGGTCGCCGCCGCTGGTGCAGAGGATGTTCAGGGGCTGGGTGTCCATGATCCGGCGGCCTGTTACCGATGGGCCGGGTTCGAGTTCACCCGACGGGGCACGATCGACCTGTTTCCGGGCACGGGCGTGACCGGCGCGGGTCAACTGGCGATCGCGGAGCGGGAGGGGCGGCGCGAGCTGCTGCTCTACTGGATGCGGATCGGCGACCAGTTCGTCGGCGATGCCAGCGAACAGCGGTTGACGCTGATCCGCCAGAA of the Sphingomonas sp. BGYR3 genome contains:
- a CDS encoding peptidylprolyl isomerase, which produces MIGRRALLIVAAMLAAPALAQDGAAPPAEPPLPRVTIVTTAGTMTVEVEAKKAPVTAANFLRYVDQKKLDGVGFYRVVKVQDAFGFVQFGALTDVSRILPPIKHEPTTQTGLSHVDGVLSVARLAPGTARGEFTIMIGDHSHYMDAGKGAPDDNLGYAAFGRVVEGRDVLLKILETPVDPAKNSQGAFKGEMPASPVRIISARRLAAPPR
- a CDS encoding XrtV sorting system accessory protein, with protein sequence MNTAWDWGTLILFAGLTMLFLQRSTGQARAGDHPIRYLPPALGCALANWLGNEGHAVAAIAVGMLIIAYILAVLRPWPLDQIGKS
- a CDS encoding PEPxxWA-CTERM sorting domain-containing protein, with the translated sequence MVGQYMASENIIAREQRFQRNALIAFVVIALIATLLYSLARGMMAGPTDMAAAFTPAAGQQAPIGAAALPNGAVAGTGVGGPVDAVRRLPGTGGTTGGTATQPGTANPVPGIETPATGTETAGAANTDPGSVGEPPVGQGFLPDTSGVGGGTGTGVGGGGVGGAGPGAGPIDGFSGAGGGGQAGGGPVDPTPPTGPENPTDPVTPTNPTTPTTPTNPTTPTTPTDPVTPTNPVPPVPEPLTWMMLILGVGMAGCALRRERARAGLLVQGAVTADSRA
- a CDS encoding retropepsin-like aspartic protease; its protein translation is MQERIPWSSVASALLLSGAMTAFAHWSPTDRHAAMSGLAAVLAGPPPADAPGDPTPDASPAMVSIARSSDGMFYVTAMVNGQPHRFLVDTGASVMVLSRADAARLDIADIVDGGDTFRTVGGTRKVRMGHAQAVQIGNRTMRDVKVAIVDDDGVGVSLLGQSALAQAESITISKDRMTIR
- a CDS encoding exosortase/archaeosortase family protein, producing the protein MGAATIVKSMDRNAPSRADASDSASDRGTPMRVVPGDALTLFGLVVIAAPVIVDQATGAWRTEQGAHGPFLLMLGVWLIVRQLGGPLTPPGRVPWPLWAGLAVSLVGYLAARRVDFVWVEWIVVMAVAAMAAYHRGGMPLARQMAFPLLFMALLVPPPSLISAPAILTLSLWLSDVAAAIFWQLGVPASSSDAMIHLGPYDLRVAEACAGMGSLVGLFAVGMLYLHLRHRGDWRRAWLVVPLIVPIAVAANLARILTLMGITIEFGDRIAQGWVHPVAGLILFAFAMAMLIALDRLMTGPRKEAAA
- a CDS encoding exosortase C-terminal domain/associated protein EpsI, whose amino-acid sequence is MSGMNRRGMLIGSGLLATGVLGVIGRPVVDKDAILSPGTLDRVIPSIVGAYRGVSSNDLILPEEDGLSGRVYSDLTMRHYVADRQPTVMVVAAAGAEDVQGLGVHDPAACYRWAGFEFTRRGTIDLFPGTGVTGAGQLAIAEREGRRELLLYWMRIGDQFVGDASEQRLTLIRQNLMGVQPAARLCRFSTLSSGPAADAAGFATLIRFQADLFRALSPRAVQIVLGVRA